From Cervus elaphus chromosome 10, mCerEla1.1, whole genome shotgun sequence:
ccttagctcttttgtctcactttttatcttttatattttgtcctacctcctttcgaagacaatgggctgcttttctgggcgcctgatgacctcagctagcgatcagaagttgttttgtgaagtttgctctgcattcagttattcttttgatgaatttgtaggagagagagtggtctccccatcctactcctccgccatcttggctcctcctccttctctttcatttttaagagaAAGATTGTGAtttgtggtagtggtggtgggggCAGTGAATGTGTAAGTGCTTTATAACAAAAAAGCATGAAGAAACCAAAGTTTCCCATGGAGGAATTATAATACAAATCTGATTCACTAAATTATAGGACACTGCTTGGGTCACCTTAACTAGTGCAGGTCTTAACTTGCAGTGAACTTAACCGGGATCTTGTTAAACttcagattctgattcaggaaGTCTGGGATGAGGTccaagattctgcatttccaacaaaATTGAAGGTGATGTTACTGCTGCTGGTCTATGGACCAGACTTTAAATAGCAAGGAACAGAAGGATCACAGTGCATTAACATGTCAGTTGCAAGGGCATGGACCTTTTCTCCTGTTTCACCTGCTGCTTACCAGGAATGTTAAGACACTTTCTCAGACTCTCTCTCCTGCCATCCCATGGGGCTAGCCTGGCCAAAGGCTGCAGAGATCCTGATTTTGGAGTCTGGACTAGGGCAAGGGAAGGTGCCCTTTAGTACCTGTATTATCAGCGTTCTCAACAGTGGCTTGGGGTCAGAGCCATAATTAACAGTAAGTTATTACTTTTCATTTATGCTTGTTTGTAACTTAAGGCCTCACAGGAGAAGGGCAAGGGGTGGGGATTTAGTCTGGGGCAGGATTCTAGTAGATATTCATTCCACAAATCTTCTTTACCTACCCTGTACCCTTAATGCTATCTAATACTGCCCCCAATTCTACCTTGAACTattatagtgttagttgctcagtcatgtccaactctgcaaccccatggactgtagcccaccaggctcctctgtccatgggattctccaggcaagaatactggaatgggtagccattcccttctccaggggatcttcccaactcaaggatcaaaccagggtctcctgcgttataggcagattcttttacatctgagccattagggaagcccaaaccacTCGTTATAATGGGAAAGTAAAGTGAGGAATCAATAGACCCTTTGTACAAATATTAGTTGTATTAGACACTGCTTCCTGCCCAGCATccattcctcttttctttcttgctgttGGGAAACcagttttgttattatttatttccttacctGTGACTCAGATTAGCTAAGACTGTAACTGAGCTGGAACTGTAACTGAGCAAGCGGGCTTGTTGCCCACCGTGCAATGGAAAGAGCAAGGCAATGGTCTTGGCAGAGAGAAAAGGCTTTACTGAAGGGTGGAAACAAGGAGACAAGAGGCACTGCTTTAGATTCATCTCTTTGATTGGCTTTTGAATGGAGTATTTACTGTGGAAAAGGTAAAAGAGGGGGAGGCTGCTTAGAAACACATGATGGAAAGTAAGTGTAAGTTTCAAGAGTGAAGGCGGGACAGTCCTTCATGCCTCTTCATGGGTTACATGTGCAGTTTTAGAGGTGAAAGGGTCCAGTATGTAATATGTAATGGATTTTCAGCCTGTGATATCCAAAGTGCACTCTCAGTCATTCGAGTCTCTCAGGGCGTCTGTGTGATGCACATGCTCAGTTGGAGGAGCTGTCAGCAAGCTGTTTCCATATCTGTGGTTTCCCTGATACTCTGAAACAGGTTTGGTGTTCTTGATgttatcatttttgtttctatCTTGTTTCTACCTTATGAACCTTGATCCTTTAAAGGTACAGGATATGGTTTCAGAACCAGCTCTATCTAACAAGCTCAGGAGAGATGATTGCTAAGTTTTAGGAAGTGTGAATCAGATAAAcaattcattattaaaaataaaattatataaacttaaatgtaataaattatatcaaaaaggtaatactcaaaacttattcctaattattttaccACATTTTACTATATTATCTTTGCTCTTAAGATTGTGTACATCTATTAAATATCTATGTGGTGGGAATAATTTATAATCAATTGCTACTATGCCTCTCTTCCAAATTCTGTGTCCAGTAATGTCATATTAGTGCGTAAAATGTGTTGTGGTGGTATACCCGACAGAAATTGGCACATGCTATATAAATCAGTgtttgattcttttcccttaatgagatggttgttaacaTTTAGCAGCATAGCATGGGGTAATCCTATCTAGGGGAAAAGTCTAATCTCACATAAAGAAGGTAGCTCTATTTCCTTTCTCCTAGGATGTGATCTGATTCTGGCCAATGAGACATGAAAGTTACTCATTTTGGGAGTTTCTTAGAAAGCTTTGTTGCTTCTAAAAACAAGATACAGGGTAGATATGGATTGTTTCTGGTCACGTGATGCCTAAATGTGACATATCTGGACTTTTAAAGTTATCTTGTAACAATGTCAAGGCAAGATTAACTTgcattttgttctttaattttttatttcttagacctcatcttcagagaaaaaaattagtatgtattttttatattttctcttctagAGGGGATCCTAATAAATGTGACATCTGGGGAAATACTCCTTTACATTATGCAGCCTCCAATGGTCATGCCCACTGCGTCTCGTTCCTGATCAACTTTGGTGCCAACATCTTTGCTCTGGACAATGACTTACAGTCTCCGCTGGATGCTGCTGCCAGCAGAGAGCGGAATGAATGTGTCGCTCTTCTGGATAAGGCTGCCACCTCCCAGAACATCATGAACCCCAAGAAAGTCaccaggcagaaggagcaggctCAGAAGAATGTCAAGAAGCAGATCAAAGAGTGTGAAAGGCTCCAGGAGAAGCACCAAAATAAGATGGCCCGCACATACAGCAAGGAGGAATCTGGGACCCTTTCTTCTTCCAAGGGAACTTTCTCTAGGTCACCCCTTTCAAATGCTTCTGCTTCTAACACATTTGGGTCACTGTCTAAGGGTATTAAAGATACCCTGAAGCTTAAGTTCAAGAAGAACAAAGATACAGCAGAGCAGTTAGGGCATGAGAgcaaaagtgggcagaagaatgTGATGGAAGTGTTCAGAGAGGATGAGGAAGACGAATTCTCAGGGGACTTCATAGAGAAGCTCCAGTTATCTGCAGAGGGGGACAGCTGTATGCAACACGAATCCATTCTCAACCGTCCAGGTCTAGGAAATGTTGTTTTTGGAAGGAATAGAATATTCAGCCCTGAAGACATCTCAGACAGCAGGAGGGAGCTGGGGTTTACAATGCCGAGTGAATTGCTTCAGAGACAAGGAGAAGCTGAGGCTGatgaagagggagaggaaaacaACCATGAAGATGATCTGCCTTGGGATGAGGATGAAGTGGACTGGGAGGAAGATGTGGTTGATGCTACTCCCCTGGAAGTGTTCTTGCAGTCCCACTACTTGGAAGAATTCCTTCCTATTTTCATGAGAGAGCAGATTGATCTGGAAGCTCTGCTGCTTTGCTCTGATGAGGACCTTCAGAGCATCCAAATGCAGCTGGGTCCCAGGAAGAAAGTTCTTAATGCCATAAATAGAAGGAAGCAGGTGCTACAACAGCCTGGGCAGTTGGTTGACACCAATCTCTGATGGAGTGTTGGGTCAACAGGGTGAGTCTATAGAGGTGGGGGTGATGCCGTGGAGATATTCCAGGCAATACCTACTCTGTACCCAATACCAGACTACTGGGTTTCTACGGTTTTGGAGGTGTCCACCTAAGAAAGAAGGCCAAATTCTACTCTGAGAAATACTCTGTACCTAAATTCATATAAACCACTAGTGAGAAACTCAAGGAGGTAAGAAACGGGAATAAGGAAATGACATTTCTCTTCAATTatctttttgatatttttgaataTAGAAAGGATTAAATGGatgacagagaacagaaaagaCTTTACTTCCTAACTCTGAACTTAAAATTATAGTCTCCTATCacactgcttctgctgctgctaagtcgcttcagttgtgtccaaccctgtgcgaccccatagatggcagcccaccaggctcctccatccctgggattctccaggcaagagtaccagagtgggttgccatttccttctccaatgcatgcatgcatgctcagtcacttcagtcgtgtctgactctgtgcgaccctgtggacagcagcccaccaggctcttctgtccacgggattctctaggcaagaatactggagtgggtggccacttccttctccgCTCCTATTACACTAGCTGCTGCCTAATTTCTGATCCTTAGCTCCATGACTTTACCTGTTGATGGAAACTAAAATTCCTCCATTGGCCTGTGGCTTGATGCCCAACTTGAATGTGTCTAACCCTAATCAGTAGATGTTTACATGTTTACAAGTAATAGAAATGGGTCTGTAACATTCCTTCTTGGGAACAGAGACAGAATGGCAGgtagagagagagatgaaataaaatgtacagtACCTGTATGGATTAAATTTTGTCCTTCCAAAATTTATATGCTTAATTTTTGATCTTGAGTCTAGGGATTCTAACTCCAGTCATCCTGTGAAGAGGTAGATACACTGGTGATGTGCTTGCATCGCCATGTGAAGAGAAAGAATAGGCCATGTGAAGATAAAGCAAGAAGGCAGTTATCTGAAAGCCACAGAAGgaagcctcaggagaaaccaaaccttttatcacttttatcttggacttccagcctccagagctataagaaaataaagttctgttctttaagccacccagtctgtggtcttTTGTTACAGCAGTCCTAGCAGAATAAGATTTTCCTTAAGAcaagagaggcagggaggggaaaATAAGAATACAGAAAAGAAGATTAGATGATTTTTAGATGATGAGATGATTTTTAGATGGTTAGATGATATTTTCCTAAGCATAAATGCctcctgaaatttaaaaaaggaaaaagaaatctaggTTCTTTTTTGGGAAAATTCAATTGTAAAAGGTGAATCTTTGTATGCTTATTATATACATATCTTATTTACTGTTGTCTATCACCATTTCTGCACATCTGAATACATGTAGGTTCTACAATATAAACTATCAACACTAACACTGCTGCTCATATTTCAATGGTAATCTCAAATTCAAGATGAAACCCTACTTGAATAGTTAAACTTCACTGGATTTTTATAGCCAGACATGCATTAAATAGAATTTACCACTGACTATGTGTATAACATAGAAATAGCTTCAGCATGCTTCCTGATTCACAGCTGTTTGTGTTACTTCAGAAGGAACCTTGGAGGATACAAATGCTTAAATCTGATGAGCAACTGGCACATTCTTCTTCAATCAATGGGCTGAAAGTTGTCAGTCACTGAATATGTTTTACTATAGGATTATTATGTTTACAAATATCACATTGCATTGTTCTGGAATAAATTACAACTGTACACGAAATAATGTACACGAAAGCAGTAGTTTTAGAAGGCATTTAAAAAAGTAGTAGTGTCTGAGTCCTTCTCTATTGGTATTTCATTATTGTAGAGGCCAGGATCCTCTCTCCGGGTAGATGCCAGAATCTACGTGATGAGACACTGCTAGGATACAGGAGAAATATAAGCCACTAGGAGAGTTCTACTGTTAACAAAAAGGATGCTTTGCAGCAGTGCTTTGTATATCACTCTCAGAggttaaaaataatatagaaagcTTGGTGATGTATTATAGCAAATGAGAGGTGGCATGGGGGTGGTACAAAGAATTTTGAGCTGGACATCAGCTCTGATACTTGGAAGACAGAATAGGAAATAGAAAAGTACTCTgagggaaaatgagaaaagataGGCCAGCAAAAATGTTACTGGAATTCAGCATCATAGCATTTAGTCTTGCTTCATGGCATTTGATTGTTTCTAATTGGAATTTTTCCATGTTGCCCTACTGGAGAGGTAACAGTTTGCTAAGAAATATGGGAAGGGGATGTTTGCCCAGCAGGACTGGAAGCGCTCACCAGGACAATTCCATTGGAGTTTACATGAATTCTGTGATGAGATAAAGCGATATGAATTTGGAGAGCATGCAGATTTTAAAACCTCACATAAAACTTCAATCAAattgctgaattaaaaaaaaggagcAAACATAATCCTTTTATGTAATAATAGTGAATAACATAAAACAGTGAGGCCAGCATGGGTTGTtagctatttttttcccccaaatggttgcattatattttcattaaagtaTTCCAGCTTATAGACTCCATAGGTTCATCTACCTTTCTATGAATAACTCCTGTTCCATTTAAAGGGTAAATTCTATATCGGTGATTATTGCAAAATTGGTTTAAAGTGTATGAACCAAACAAAATTACTTTGGCTCTtatatatgagggcttccctcatggctcagacagtaaagaatctgcctgcaagacaggagacctgagttcaatccctgggctgggaagatcccctggagaagaggatggcaacctactccagtattcttcctgggaaaccccatggacagaggagccaggtgggccactgaccatggggttgcaaagagttggacatgacttagtaactaaacaaaacCAACAACTTAACATATGAAGGCGCAAAGGAGGCAAATTAAAGAGTTCTAGCTCCTGGGAATTCTCCTCTGCCCACTTCCCTAGCAGAGAAGCTAGGTTCTGCCCTACTACAACATAAGGTCCCTTAGGACAGggaattttctctgtcttttattcACTGATATCCCTTGTACCAAATGCCCATCCGTCACACAGCACATAATCAATAAACATTGCTAAACAACTGGATGTGATGCCTAGGCTGGAGGTAGGATGCAGATTACTCTGGTCTGTTGATTCCTAGGATTTTTGTCGACCTCGGTAGTTCACAAAGCAAGCATTTGAGGTGGATGGGCAAtgtgaaatggaaaagaataaccTTGAAAGGCAAAAAACTTCTTATTGCATAAGCTATTCTAGATCCATTTCCTGCCCTAACTCTAAATAGCTGGAGAGAGTTATCTGTGCTCTTTGGGGTGAGgactatttcttttctgttagcAGCCTAGCACGAATTATTGCAGGGactcttaaaaatgaaataagaaatctATGAATGCATTAAGGTGCTTTTAGTAACCTCATTATCACATACCCTCTTTTACACATTCCTTAGAGTTGTGACCATTAAGATCCCCCCAAAGATTCCATAGTCACTTGAGGTGTGCAGAGTAGATCATGTGGGTATTTTGTTTTAGCGCAAAGGCTAGACAACCTGGCTGACATGACAAACTTTTGGCTAAGCTACATAGAGCATGAAGAGGACCTGCCAGGAGGAATCTGggtaagaaaacaaagcaaaataacatGCTTTTCTTTCTGCTGACTTAGCACCAGCCTAGGAGAGCCTTGGAGAGGGAGAATTTGAATGGGTCTTTGGCAGGACATGGACAACACAGCTCTGTTAGTGATTCAGGGGACCCGAGAAAAGCACCCCTGcacctcagcttccccatctgtaagCTGAAAAGGCTGGACTAGATGATTCTCAACAGCCTTTTCAGTACTGACACTGCAGTGGATATCTACAAATTTTGCCTACTTGGTATATAGCCCTCCTCTTTTTGGTAAAAGACTCCTTTCCTTTTGTCAGCTTATGTGGTCAGATGGGCTGATTGTACTGCTGAATTCAAAGTGGGGGCATGTGACCCAGGCCTGGATAATAGGGGAAGCAGATCCCCCAGGTGATGATAGTCACCTGGATCTGACCTGGCCAGAGTATTTCATTTCCTTTCGCCACTATGTCATGCATATGGGCATAGGCCCTAGATGGTCCAGTGTGTCTCCATTCTGAGACTTTCAACTGTTAAGGAAGAGAATTTCTGCTAGGATTGCTGAAGAGGACAGGCTATGCTTCAAGAGCTGTTGGTACCTATCCTGCCACTATCAGGGGAGAGCTTGCTTGATACTGGAGCCAACACTGAAGAAAACAGAGGCAAGGAACAGAGGAGCAAGACTGGGTCCTGATCCTGATAACAACTGGAACCCCTGGATACAGCTATAGCTGAAATCAGTTACCTGTATACTTCTTAATTACAAGAGCCGATAAATTCTAtccctcactcattcattcaatttaAGGTAATTTGAGTTGCATTCTCTATCGATTGTGACCAAAGGAGTTCTGAGCAATAGAGAAAGCTCTGTGTTGCTTGAAATCTCAATAATAAGAAGCCATAAGCAAAAGACTACATGATATATGATTCCTTGTATACGAAagttcagaaaaggcaaatccacaaaagcagaaagtagattagtagaTTGCCAGAAGCTGAGACGAATGGGAAGCGACTG
This genomic window contains:
- the ANKS4B gene encoding ankyrin repeat and SAM domain-containing protein 4B is translated as MSTRYHQAASDSYLELLKEATKRDLNLSDEDGMTPTLLAAYHGNLEALEIICSRGGDPNKCDIWGNTPLHYAASNGHAHCVSFLINFGANIFALDNDLQSPLDAAASRERNECVALLDKAATSQNIMNPKKVTRQKEQAQKNVKKQIKECERLQEKHQNKMARTYSKEESGTLSSSKGTFSRSPLSNASASNTFGSLSKGIKDTLKLKFKKNKDTAEQLGHESKSGQKNVMEVFREDEEDEFSGDFIEKLQLSAEGDSCMQHESILNRPGLGNVVFGRNRIFSPEDISDSRRELGFTMPSELLQRQGEAEADEEGEENNHEDDLPWDEDEVDWEEDVVDATPLEVFLQSHYLEEFLPIFMREQIDLEALLLCSDEDLQSIQMQLGPRKKVLNAINRRKQVLQQPGQLVDTNL